A stretch of DNA from Leguminivora glycinivorella isolate SPB_JAAS2020 chromosome 12, LegGlyc_1.1, whole genome shotgun sequence:
AGAactaataattaatttttatactaTGGCCAAGTAGTGCTCATTTAGTAAACATGTTTTTGTGAACATTAATACCTAATATTAGCagtgaaacttttgaaccaagCTGATATATAGGTTAATACAAGTAATACTTACTTTCAAGGCACATTTCATGGCTTGTGCTGGCAGTTTTAGCAGGTCTGCAGTAATGGTTCTCAGATCAGAAACATTAACTTCTTGCTCATTGCCATAGTCCACATACGCCACAAGGATTCTTTTGTTATTACTCCCAAGAACCTTGGCCCTGTACCATTTGCCATCATCAGGGAACCTGGCACAGCAAGCTGTACCCACAGGTAACTCTCCAGGGGATGAGGTGCCCTCACAATGGACTTTCACCGCTTCCATCACAGCAGTCAAGTCATCAATCTTGTCTGATAGTTGGACATAGAATTTAATGCAGCTGTCTACATATGACACCAGTACAGAGGCTCTGCTGCCTAATGGAAGCATTTCCATCCACCTGAACTGAAGCTTGTCTTTGACATTGGCTAGCAGCAAGTCTAACACATTCTTGTTGTCCAAGTACAGTTCTCCATACTGTATTAATGGGGGACCTTCCGGAGCAACCACTCGCAGAGTCATCACTTTCCCATTCACAAGTTGCTTAAATGCCTCATTCAAGTATGGCCCCTTCTGCAACTTCTTCACACCAGATAAGCAGAATCTCATAGCAAATACATTAGGCTTGACAAACTCTTCTGGGATGTCAAATATGTCATAGTAAGATACCATTTCTGTATCACCAAAGTCTACAAAGAATAGTTTGCACTGTGAACCTGATAGGTTCATGACTATTGCCCGGCAAATGATTCGGTCTCCAGACATTCTGCCCAAGCATACCGTTCCTATCATGGGAGGCTCAGTGAGGCTACTATGTGgccttttatttatgtcatccATCATATCTTGAAGTTTCTTAGCATCTGTCACTAGCTGCACTGCAAAGAGCTCTGGTCCCTCCTCTGCAAATGACACAAACACTTTGTGCTGTGTATTGACTTCTAATAGGCGACTCTTGTAAGTAGCTGACTTTTTGGGGGACAAACTTTTGTTAAGAGCTGGAGCTGCTGAAGGAGGGGTGGATATTTGGACAGGTGGAGAGTTTAGAGCCACTTGGGGCTGTCTTATAGGCGCTTTAAGGTTCACTGGGCCTCTTGAAGCCTTATTGACTAGCAGCCTCTGGCTAATGGCTGATGGTGGAGGCACTATAGCACCATTGAAGGGCACACTGGCATTCTGCTGCAATCTCATTGCAGACGCAGGTTGGATGGGAAGTTCTGGTTCATCAGAAATGGTACATGTTCAGCATACAGTGTTGAATCAGATATCAAATTTGGTGCCCAGTTTAGCCCTTGTTGGCCCTCAGTTCCCACGGGCTGCAGCATCAGCACTTCTTGTTTTGCTACTGGCACAGCTATACCAAATCTGTTCGAAACAAGATGTGTTGAGAAATCGTTTCCCTTGAATTGTATGGAAATAATGGGCAGTGTGCGGGTTTGGCCCTCAACAGTAGCAGGGTATTCTGCATAACACAACAAGCTTTGAAGTTTGAGCAGCAGCGGCTCGTCCCAGCGGCCGGAGGGATGCATAATGCGACTTAGGTAGTAGTCAGTCGCCTGGCCCCGAAGCTGAAGAAACATCGGATCATACTTGTCCAAAAATCGTATAGCACTGAGAGAAATAATGTCTTTGTTACCGTAGTCTATGAAATGCACGCCCACTAAACCGGTAGACAGATTCGTCGTGTTTATTATCTTCGCTCTGTAGTATGTTCCATCTTTGTATTTGGCGGCACATATTACACCTTCATGGATAGCTGCCGGAGGAACTACGCCAATGCCCTTTTCCAAGTTTTCGCGAGCCGATTCGAATAGGCTCTCCACCATTAACGAAGACTGTTGGTCGAGCTGGCCGCTTATCTTCAGAAAATGACCCTCTCCATCCACATGGGTCACATAAAGTCGAAACGGCCTTTGTAATTCCGTTGGCGAAGCCATTGCATAAAACTTCTATTTGGCTATATCGATTAGAAATTTTCAAATTACACACGAAATCACATAACTAAATAGAAAACAGATTCGCTCACCGTACTTCGACAGAACTTATGATAAAAACTGCCGCTCTCTTTTTTCCGTTTACGTTTTTAACAAATATGGCGGGCAGACTGCACAGGCGCCGAACATAGAgtaaagttttatatttttgtttttgtgtttttttttgctcaTCATGTTTCGAATGGAGTGTTTAACTTTACCCCGTTTAAAACAATGCCTTAAATAGTCTAATATGTCAGAAGCGTTCAAATACTAGATTATCATTAAATTTGATACATTTTGTAAAACGATTATTAGTACCTTCTTACAAAAATCCTTATGAAATAATGTAAGAGAcgtaaaacaattaaaaacCATGTGATTACTGTAAATTTCTCGTAATTGTAGTCATTCTTTTTTCGtaaattattttgttgcattttctttctttcttctcgTAGTATCTAAACACACTTTTCAAAGTATGTTGGCAGTATTGCCTCAGtgtcactgtcactgtcaaaaacTCCAAGACGTCACAGTGCTGatgaaagagatttttttatatttattttgtgacgTGTTTGGACAAAAGCGAAGAGCGTATTTAAACAATGAGATACATGTAAAACGAAAACACACCATTACATTATCTGAGTCCTGATATAACACCCACATGATTCAAATACTAAATTAAAATACCATTGAATGAAAATTCGAGCTTGCTGCAACTGTAACAATGATTGAGACTTGTTCTAAGAAATGTATGCTCTTTGGGACGGTTTCCCTTGGAATGTAAGTGTTTACAACGTTTAATCCAAATAAATAACAACGCTTTAGTTTCACAACAAGCAAATATCGAAACACAAGTAGTTTATTTAGTGGAAAATACTTGGGAACTTATGCAATACACTGTTCTAGTAATTGTACACTTATATTTTCTAATTTGGAATGCCATTTCTTTTAGATTAACGATTGTTATCTTGATTTTGGAGTCCCATTTGGCTGACTCACTATCAGGAAGTCATAAGATGAAGAATAAGACATTTCCTACGGAGAACAACTCGACATGCTGGCAGCATCAAAAATATTCGATTATTAAAGAATGTCATCCTTGCTCaggtacttttttttgtttgttaaaCATAGAATTTATAAAGCAATTGGTAAAAATCTGATAAAAATCTCTTACATGCAACAAATCACATGGaattttaaatatgttgatGGTTTTAGTTGGTTTGGTAGAGGCCTTTATTAAGTAGAGCATCTGAAGGTGTTATAAACTTGCAATTACTATCATAATATTCTGATTCTTTCTTGAATCTAAATTGAAATCTTTAAAGCTCAAGGCCTCTTAATATTATTTGCAATAGCatacagtaaacggccataaagaatgcacatcagTTTTTCGTCATTGTATagtgttgtctctttcttgcttatgtgacattaattgtctctttccaaagaccaatgtgcattctttatgtcCGTTAACTGTaatacaaaattaaacataGTTATACTTATTAATCAAAATCCTTATATtactatgttatttttttttaattaataacattttttctttccagattttgaaattaaaagtAAGAGTATAGGTGTCTGTATACATACAAGCTTTAAGGAAATACTTAAATGTGCAAATGGAGAGACAGTCACCAGAAGGTAATGTTGTTTATTTTTACCACTAATAATTGTTATTAATGCTGCTAAAAATTTGATGACCATAAAGTTCAATACAAAGTCCCGAGCCGCATCTGTCTGTGTGGGTTTGCTTGCGTTAAACTCAAAAAGAACTGATTGGAATTCCATGCAATAATTTTTGATTGCCAGTTTGACAAGGATTTATTTTCTTATATGTGGTCTTCCGTATAGAAGGATCCTTATGTCACTAATACAATAAATTCCTTTCCATTTGATATTACCACAAGatctctttttttattattatggactgatggcgattgaccctagtcacaccgtCGTCTCTTTTCCCTGGATTACCACAAATTTTAGAGGATTATGGACTGAATTGTTCTGCATAATGCTGTGTAAGTCAAATTGCCAagttgcatgagaatttaaccAAATCATTGTCTTTTCCAGCTGTGACAGAGTGGCCTATCTGGAAGAGAGGGCCTTCTGGAAATTCACAATCTGGTCCTTTGTGATTGGATCTGCATCCTCAATCGCAGTCATGCTACGGACCAGGGTTCTGAACTACAGGGCGAGACGGAAGGCGCGGATAGCCCTTAGCAATGGAGCTATATAGTCTTGAAATCTGTTTTTATTTGACATAATAACTTTTAAGTTGGGACTCAAATAATCATGTAACATTCTAACCTCCAGTTTTAATCTAATTTTATATGACTAAGTTccaatttaaaagttattatgtgtaataatcgtgaaaataTAAACcagtatatttatttgtatgaatAAAAGTCAATAATCaatctactaatatttttaataactctgaTATCACTTTGACATTCACACTATTACCTAATAATCTGTAGCATTGTTTTATTGATATGGTTTTTGGGAACTCGTAACTTTTAGGAAAAGCCATGAGCTGTGACACTTCTTTAGGAGTAAAGAACCTTAGCTTAAGGTCTTTTAGGGAGGTGACAAAATCAGTGCTGCCAACTTCATAAGTATTTGCCTCTTTGTAGTGTTTATCCACTGTTTCTGGACTTGCATCCGTGAATACAGAACCTGTGCCTTCAACATAGTGTGTGTATGCTTTTGTGAAGCAGCAGGACCTTCTGGAATTTTTGTAGCATATATCGAAGATGTTGGCCCTTTTTAGGAACTTGTCGGGTATCAAGTACCTCTCTGGTACATTTTCTTCAAGTACTTCGCTAAGCATAAATGGGTTGTCA
This window harbors:
- the LOC125231770 gene encoding protein JTB, with the protein product MIETCSKKCMLFGTVSLGILTIVILILESHLADSLSGSHKMKNKTFPTENNSTCWQHQKYSIIKECHPCSDFEIKSKSIGVCIHTSFKEILKCANGETVTRSCDRVAYLEERAFWKFTIWSFVIGSASSIAVMLRTRVLNYRARRKARIALSNGAI